The sequence below is a genomic window from Lolium perenne isolate Kyuss_39 chromosome 7, Kyuss_2.0, whole genome shotgun sequence.
catttcacatcattccttttgttgtagaggcagcctccggcataaccccgatgacgcttgttttcgagggaacccatactaagacacataaatttccagctaagccttacccagattcaggtattgtgggggtacttgtaaaattggaatggtatcgcatccgaacccaaccatcagttttggtaaaattcaccaagtcattcacaagtcatattcaccttcaaaatctttcaatagaatgactcatcattccaaggttttcaaatccatttcacaaacacatgttcccatctagagtagtcatttttaatttagcactagcatctaagtatgaggggtgctaagtaatttgctttgcttctaggctaaccttgatactattgtactaatccaatactaaccaagtgaatcataaatcaaaaagtactttgataaaacaaaagcaataaagcttgtaaagtaaaaacttggaaataggattattaacataaagtaaaaggggtgatgccttgctcatggtgagctttgcacttcccaagagtattatcttgccttggttggggaattggtcaaagtggtcttcttctccttggaagtaaacctcctcctcctcttgattactcctcggtactagcgtctaaaatacgaatacgaggtataccatcatcataccaaacttaagtactagactaagctcacacatgagtcacacaacttaagctagcatcacacactacttattaagttggtggacttgttttcttatttaagaaaaataattttctctcatactaattaaggtgttacttttaattccttagagaaataatttcctctcattatcttattacaaTTTAATTTCCTTTATGACAAAgagatgacctaggttgaccaaagtcaacctcttcatactcatcatttaagaaaatgatttaaatgaggtgaagcacctcatacaatttaatcctaacatagacatgatttaatatcatcaaacaaattcatatgagacctaatagACCagggtctctacctcattttgaaatgtttgtgacaagatttaaatgagagaaaagctcccatatgatttacaaatagttttggacaatatctttgactaagaATAGCCCTATAGTcctctaattaaactaggccatgatcactcaaagtaaccctgccatatttttgcagaaataaTTAGTGCaagtaaaatgtgagctataggagttggaattaacttaatagcatttttggttgatttttaataattatttgaagacTAAAAAgtatctgacttgttatttttaccaTTCAAATTCTACACAAGCTATGAGGGTGAATCCAGTGGGATTAGTTAGATaaattcataagctttccagaacaatTTGATTTACTAAGATTGGAcgtgtagatttgaaactattcaaaaaAATGGCAAAGGATCAGTATTGAAATCTCACTGAAACAATTTAATTTGAAATTGGCtaagtgggctaggcgggaaaaggaatgggccgaaatggtttgaaaTTGGGAAAAACCAGCCCAGTAACGTTTCACACGCCACGGGCCGCCTGACATGATGGGGCCCAGTGGTCAGCGAGTGGTCAGCGACAGTTAGCTGCCGAAGCGGTACCTTGCAACGGAAGCCATCGGATTAGATCGAGGATCTACGGCtgtgcgtcgtcgtcgtcggggaGAAGGGCGtgctgccgcggcggaggtagggggtcggcggcgagctgaggctccggcgagggtcggcgacgtGCGGCGATgacgttgtcgaggaaggggaagcaGATGGTGCAGACGGCGGCTCCGATGGTGGCCGAAATCGGCGGCGCTCTTCTCAGCACtgccgcggctccggtgatgcaATTGAGGGTCTACAGAGGTGAATCGAGCGAGAGGAGTGGACGAGGAGCTTGAGAAGAGAGAGGGAAGCAATGTTGGTGTGAAGAGTTGGGCGCGggagggcctccttttatagAAGCTGGAGGTGGCCGTGGCGCTCGGGGCAGatcgtcgatggcgtcggcgttccagggcggtgaaggggcaagggatgggcgcGTCTTGTAGGCGACGTCAAGGCGGTGCTGACGCGCATCGTGGCGCTGCCAGAGGAGGACGGAGCGAGGCAGGCGACGTCACCGTGTACTGGCAGATCGTGGCGGATGGTCGTCGTCCACGGCGACAGCGACAGCGCTCTGGCGAGCCAATGGCGATGTCCAGGGGCTAGCCAGGGTCAAGGTGAGCAAGTGGGtgagaggagagagtgagggaaagCGTGAGGCGACGGGTCGAGCAGGCGTACTGGCGCGCCCGTGGCCGTGCTCGTGCGCGCGCTGGCGAGTCTGGACGCGGTGATCACTGCATGGCTTGGCCTGTGTGGTCCTCTCCTGGGCCTGTGCGTGCGCCAGTAGATGCAGGGGGAGGTGAGGGTTCTCCAGGACATGGTTGGGCAGAGTTGAggtgaagggagagaggggtgacatGGGGGTGActatggtggccggcatggcatgctCTGAGATTGTTTGTGCTTTTCTTTTGGTCTCTGAGGGCTTGGCACTGGTGTGTGAGGTGAGTCCAGGCTAGTTGACATGGTGGGCAAAGTTGGAGAGGTCTAGGGCTTGCACAACTAATACATTTCAAAGTGTAGGTGACATGAGACAATATTTTTGGGGCATGGTGGTGATGGGAGGTGACCATGCACTTGGTGAGGTCATGCTAGATGTTTTGGGCACCAGGTAGTGTGGAGGAGCACAAGGGAGAGAGAGTCGAGGTGATGGAGAGTGGgtggaatagtggttgtacctcTATGGCATCATCTTTTATTATATGTCAAGGTCTCATGTGTGATGATTTTTGACCAAAATTTGTGATGGATGTGTTCTAAATGAGGTTGGGCAGCAACTCATGGCATTGGTTTGATTTTTGAAACTGATTTGTGAAGATTCTAAatttggagggaatctagaattggtTTCAAAGTAGCATCTTGGATTGACTATTTTGAGCACTGGTcaaagatctggtcaaagtggtcaacatcaaagttgctcatcttgatgaggtcttggacaaggtgcaaagagttgttagggtttggtttgaaaatctcctaataaaagggctcaaagtaggtaagATATTAAAAAGGGCACAAGTGACCATCACATGTGAGAGAGATTTgattttttcctttgatttgaattgggtttctttgattaaaaagggtgtgttattgatatataagtgttttacaaacaatggcacaagcaaaggtggccttggttaaagatttgaaaagtggaccaaagtgtatgtgagtgaaaatggaattttctcactatttcatttctctccatttggtttgatttttcttgacttaaaagtgattcttattagtttaggaacatttccaaaccattgaaaccattccaaaaggtctagctcaaagatttgcaaaaatggccataacacataagaggtgatattccaatttttcttattttctccttttgttcatcttgctttacttgggcaaggtctagggtccatttagtgtgagattaggtttagagatggtttcacaccatttggtcaaggtataaaGGCATAGGTCTAGGTTTGggtaaaatggctatgtgccacatatgcctctatgcatatgttgtattttctttttgatttgacttggcttgacccaattgatgttgttgagtgttgaaatggtatagaggagtgatccaaccattcacaacaagtcttagggtcaagatcctcaaatccACAAGTTTgctatttactctcatatgcttctatggcatttttagtttctttttattttctttggtttcaccttggatttggtttgataagcactaggtaaggtttatgagggttttccaatcctctaaacaaaatagaaaggcctagggtaaaattTCACaacaatagccataggcacataggcctttttcttatttaaattctttttattttattttaacttggatggtaaaaaggggtgtgaggtttagggtttaagattatttcaaaatactaattaaacaagcaatcatggcaatagcacaagaactaaataagatcactatgtatctaacttaatttaataaaagtttttgttggttccaaaatttgaaactagggaaattcattttgtttgttttgaaattcttgggatgttacacacatCTTCTGTATTGATGAGATAAATATAAAATTACACATACCGGGCTTCGTATAACAATAGAAGTATTGGCACCATGAGATGAAAGGTCATATGCAATCTCCATCCCAGAGTTGCCAGATCCAACGACCAACACATTCCTCCCTGTGTAGCTGATGCCTGACTTGTAGTTTGATGATTGGATGGCCACACCGGGAAAAGTTTCCAGTCCAGGGACCACTGGAATATTGTCTTCACTATTCTCGCCACTTGCCACaacaagaaacttcgccttgTAATTGACTATTGTGCATTTCTCTATGTCACGCGCTATGATGGACCAACATTTTTCGTCGATGTCATATGTGGATGACTCGACAGCGGTCAGATACTTTGGCTGAATGTTGAAACGCTCAATGTAGTCATCCAAGCACTTGACAAATTGGTTTTTCGGTATGTATGTTGGAGCATCTACTGGGTACGACATGTGTGGCAACTCACAGAACTCTTTGGCAAGATGTATCTTGAGACGATCATACGCGCGGTTCTGCCATAGGGGTGCGCTGCAACTCTCACGCTCGACGATGACATAGGGGATAGAGAATTGGCTAAGACACGCTGCTGTCGCAAGGCCTGCCGGCCCAGCGCCAACAATCAAAACTAGAACCTCCTCCATTGCTACAACAATTGAGTTCGCGAAGCTGTGGGATAGTGTACGTTGGTAGGCTGGTTGTTCTACAGTAAGTGGAGATAATATTTGCTCGCCTTATGCAATGTTTGGATGATTACTTGTATATGACACGTATATACTTGCAATTTTCATGTGTCCATTATGTTTTATAAACAGTTTCAGATTATGAGATTCATAAATGGTAAACTTTGGTGCATATTAACTTCTTACGCTCTATAAAAATTAGAACATTATAAATGCCTTGTATGGCATGAAAGCTTTTCGAAACAAAATTGGTAGGGAAAGTAGCTCCAATCGGTGACATTCCTCATCAAACTTTCTAATAGGGTTCACATATATTTAGACCATATTAATTGAATGTTTCCAATTATAATGACTACAAATTCTGATAATATGAGGGTATGTCCACACAATATTTGAATGTTTCTTTCCTTTCCTATCTAAGGATTACGATATGTTCAAACTGTACATTTTAATacttttctttcctttttgtaTAGTCACTAATGCATTTTTGATAGGATAAGGATAAGACTTGTGTTTATCAACATCCAATTAGTCATAAAAAAACTAGTTTGACTATACGATCCCCTCAATTTTCAATGGAATCACTCATGCAATAAATTTCTGATAGTATTTTCTTGCATGTTTTGGAATAATATATATGTTTAACTGCAGTGGTGAAAGCATGGAAAATGCATTGCGTGCTTGTTGTAAGGGGATAAAAATAGGTAAAATCCTAATACATCGGGATGGAGACAACGGACAACAGGTTGAGCATTCTTTGCATATACTTTCATTGTAAATGCTCATGAAAATAGTATACTTCAGCGATTCTGTGAATAAATCTTATCTATTTTCATGTCCAGCTCATATaccacaagttgcccatggatatTGCTGAACGCCATGTTCTACTTATGGATCCTGTCCTTGGTACAGGTTTGTGTTATATATCTTTTGAATCTTTTTTGATAGTTTTGCATAATTGTTCAAATTAAGAACTAATTGAGGTTAATAGTTTAGCACGATGGCTAAAGTTCTTTTATCTTTTCTTGATAGTTCTATATGTATGTTTATTTGAATTAACGACTGATAGTGGTTGGTAATTTAGCCCTTTTATTATACCTTGTTTTCTACAGGTAACTCAGCAAATCAAGCTATAGAGCTTCTTATAAGAAAAGGAGTTCCGGAGGACCAGATCATGTTTCTTACTCTTATTTCGGTACAGTTGTCTAGCTCATTCACTTTCTTAGTTACACCTCTCTACCGTTTCCCTTGTTTTTGGTTAGTTTATTTACTGCATTTTGCAAACAGGCTCCTGAAGGGATTCATTGTGTATGCAAGCGATTCCCCCGTCTGAAGATCGTGACATCAGAGATCGACGTCGGGTTGAACGAGGATTACCGTGTCGTCCCAGGACTGGGCGAATATGGTGATCGCTACTTCGGCACAGACTAATCAAACTGCAGTACTGCTTCCGTTTGGCGTCCAAACGATATCCGGATTAGACCTAACAGGAGATGATATACTGGTGTTAGGTGGTTTGTGGTATACTAGCAGAGTGGAGCAGAGACATCACTCTGACCATTGGAGGTATCAAGGGCATACGACATGTGCGATATCATACTCCGTATGACCTGCTAGGCATTTGGTGCTCTACTCTTTATGTTCTTGTAACGAACTTGGCCCTTTTGTGGGTTCTGAGCCCGCTGGCAAAATAGATTGGTCGTCGCCAGTTAAGTGGCTTGTGAAATGTATAGCTTATTGGGGGTTTGCGGCAGATGCCGTTGCTATTTCAGTTATGTGCACTCTCAGTTGAAGCTTAATAAAGTACGTACATTGTCTTAGTCACAATTAAAAAAATTACATTGGACATTGGCAAAGCTAGCTCGTGCAGTACACTCCATGCCTTTTTGAAAGGAAAGAAAAGATAATCTACAGTTCCGTGCGATCTTGATCTGTGATCCTTTTTTTCTTCACGTATACACACATGAATTTCGCGTTCTTAAGGAAAAAAACAGCCAATCCCTTGCAGGCTGGCAGAATGATGCTGACGGCGCGAAGAAGGCTCGATCTAAGCCCACATATCCTTCGAGAATGGCCCATATCCAGCGATCGAGCCCATCAAGCCTCCCATCACGGGGTTTCAGCACGGAGTACGGGCGCGGTTCCAGAGCTCAACTGCGCAGAGACGAAGACGGCGCGACCATCCCGTCTCCCATTATTTTCCCAACGCGTGGTCTCCAGGTCAAAGCCGCCGCCCTCCTCCGGTAACACGCCGTCGCTActggccgccggcgccgccgccaccTCATCCGCCCCGGTAATTGCCGGCTCCCTCTCGACTCCCGAGTTAATTGACCGTCATTGCGGGTCGTCTGAAGAAACTGCGCCAAGTTCGTGAGGGTTAAAATTAAAAGGAAGGCATTTCTAGTCATCCATGGTAACTGTAGTAGATCAGTGTGGTTAACTGAATAATATGGTGTTTTCGCAAGGCATTTCTAGTCATCCATGGTAACTGTAGTACTAGCTTTTACTTGTGGCAGCTAATTGAGATCGAAAATATATCCCTGATTGCCTCTCCTATTATGTCTGCCAAGCCAAGGAGTAGTAGATAATATTTGGGAACATGTTCGTAAAAAAAATTACAACGTTTATTTCGTACTATTAAAAACTTGGCCTTTCAGTAAAATAGTTTCGTGGCGTAGTTTTTGCAATTGTATTCACAACCACATTCTCGCGAAGAAGTGGTCAAATTTGCAAGCTGAAAAGTGAAAACACACTGTAGAGTAAAAAAATGTCACCTGGTTTCCTAACCATGCTTCTTGCTATGGTACTAAAAAAAATTGTTTGGTTTTACGGATGGGGATGGACATGAGTGTGGTACTTGTAGAGTGGACATGGTAAGTGAACCAAAGTTTGCCCAAAATTTGGTTGATCCATTGGCACAGAACAAAACCATTTGCTTGCACATTTGGACAGCATATTCGTTTCCGTTCTGCCACTCCCACTATCAATTCCTTCATTCTTCAGGCTCACAAATTCGCACATATGTACCTTAATCCACACCATCGGAACAAGTCTAGTCGTTATAGCAAATCTTTATGATTACATCCCAACTCCATCAACTTAATCTGCAGCATTGCGTCCCATAAATCTCTACACAGCAAAAAGGCTATCTGTGATGCCAGCTTGCCAAGTGGTATATATATGTTGTAGTACTACTAGCAGAAGTTGTACCTTGCCATACTAAAACATGGCACTATTCTCTGATGATGATGCATCCCATTATCAGATTAGGAACAGCAAGAACATGACTTCCAAGGTGAGAGGGGACACGAGCAAGCTCCTGCCAGTCACCTCCTTCTTTCTCGGCGCCGCGTTGACAGCGGCAGTCGTCTTCCTCAATGCTACTATGGATGTGAACTGGCGGCCCCCGGCCCTGGCCTCATGGGGCAATGGTGCTCAGCCGGCCCCCAAACCCAAGGTCAGTTATGCTCTGCTTGTTGTTTTGTGACTGACCGTCAGGTTTTCTGGTCGAATACTTTATTTTCTTATTTACCCTCATTCTCTTCCTTCACTTCACTGCATACATTGTTTATTTGGCATAATGCATCAAAAGGTAGAAATAAAAATTTGATCAACATAACTGCAATACTGTTGAGCAGAGCTAAATTATCTAACCATGCGTTATGATTCATGAAGACTGAAGATCGAGTATCCTCTTTTTGGAAACGAAAGTGTTGAGAAAATTTAAACAGAAGACAAAAAATAGTCTAACTAGTTACTGAAAAATGGGCCATCTTTGCTCTTCTCCTGGACTCTTAGCTACTACCTCCGTTTTGATGAATAAGGAACACAAACTTTGACCGAATAAATTGAGCaataaaatcttgattatattatacgtGATTAGTATCTTTTGATTCATATTGAAAATCACTTTCTAACTATGTTAATTTTATACCAAAaacttttatatatttggaaaaattattgatcaaagaaaaaaaacatgaaaaacaaggaTGCATGCCTATTcattggaatggagggagtatatctcCAGTTCTCCACACAGTGAAATAATAAGAAGTTCATGACGAATATAATGCTGCAGCCATGTTTTCAGCAGCAATTTATCTTAACATTGAATTTCTATAGCTAAATTTCTTTCATTTATTTTCTAAAGCCGAATGACACATGCTGATGTTAATTTTCCAACATTAATTGGCTCCGCCTAAGCCCCCTCTAGCTTTGTAATATTCGAATCCCAAAAGCCTTACAGCTGAATTTGGCTTGCAGAGGCAACGAATATGCTAGCCTCTCAAAAGAGCTTTGTGACAAAATGGTTTGGGTGATCAGATAAAAGATTATGCATGGGTTTCTAGCCCCAAAATCCAATGCTCAGTTAACCATGCATATTTGCAGAATCATGAACTAGGATCACACTATTTGCAGAATCTAAATTCTAAACGTAACCATCTTTCTTCCCTGCGCAGGCCAAACCATATGCTAAGCTTGCAGAGGTGCTGAAGAACGCGTCGATGGAGGACGGCACCGTGATCATGACGTCCATCAACCGGGCGTACGCAGAACCGGGTTCCCTCCTGGACCTCTTCCTGGAGAGCTTCCGTCTCGGCGAGGGCACAGCACACCTGCTGGACCACGTCCTCATCGTGGCCGTCGACCCCGGCGCGCTCCGTAGGTGCCGGTCGGTGCACCGCCACTGCTACCTCCTCCGCCGCTCCCCTGGCGCTGTCGACTACAGCGACGAGAAGCACTTCATGACCAAGGACTACCTGGACATGATGTGGGGCAGGAACCGGTTCCAGCAGACCATCCTCGAGCTCGGCTTCAACT
It includes:
- the LOC127316620 gene encoding uncharacterized protein At4g15970 isoform X2, encoding MTSKVRGDTSKLLPVTSFFLGAALTAAVVFLNATMDVNWRPPALASWGNGAQPAPKPKAKPYAKLAEVLKNASMEDGTVIMTSINRAYAEPGSLLDLFLESFRLGEGTAHLLDHVLIVAVDPGALRRCRSVHRHCYLLRRSPGAVDYSDEKHFMTKDYLDMMWGRNRFQQTILELGFNFLFTDIDIMWFRNPLRHIAITSDIAIASDVFNGDPESMGNLPNGGFLYVRAANRTVEFYRRWRRARRRFPEGTNEQEILGRAQGELSRRAGVRMQFLDTAHCGGFCQLSGDMGRVCTLHANCCTGLANKVHDLRNVLRDWRNYTAAPPEDRRRGGFRWTRPGRCIH
- the LOC127312610 gene encoding probable indole-3-pyruvate monooxygenase YUCCA10; translation: MEEVLVLIVGAGPAGLATAACLSQFSIPYVIVERESCSAPLWQNRAYDRLKIHLAKEFCELPHMSYPVDAPTYIPKNQFVKCLDDYIERFNIQPKYLTAVESSTYDIDEKCWSIIARDIEKCTIVNYKAKFLVVASGENSEDNIPVVPGLETFPGVAIQSSNYKSGISYTGRNVLVVGSGNSGMEIAYDLSSHGANTSIVIRSPVHIMPKELIRLGMTLVRHLPMKLVDDLIVMMANFIFGDLTRHGITRPKKGPFVVKSGSGRLAVIDVGTVGLIKKGNIKVQGRMTKIKGKVVEFEGGKEGSFDAILFATGYKSTANRWLKNGEDMLNSDGLPNKELEFQNHWKGANMIYCAGLGRRGLAGIALDAKNISSDIKSSIESMPG
- the LOC127316620 gene encoding uncharacterized protein At4g15970 isoform X1, with the translated sequence MALFSDDDASHYQIRNSKNMTSKVRGDTSKLLPVTSFFLGAALTAAVVFLNATMDVNWRPPALASWGNGAQPAPKPKAKPYAKLAEVLKNASMEDGTVIMTSINRAYAEPGSLLDLFLESFRLGEGTAHLLDHVLIVAVDPGALRRCRSVHRHCYLLRRSPGAVDYSDEKHFMTKDYLDMMWGRNRFQQTILELGFNFLFTDIDIMWFRNPLRHIAITSDIAIASDVFNGDPESMGNLPNGGFLYVRAANRTVEFYRRWRRARRRFPEGTNEQEILGRAQGELSRRAGVRMQFLDTAHCGGFCQLSGDMGRVCTLHANCCTGLANKVHDLRNVLRDWRNYTAAPPEDRRRGGFRWTRPGRCIH